A stretch of the Amycolatopsis sp. BJA-103 genome encodes the following:
- a CDS encoding ATP-binding protein yields the protein MKPVEASEKRSVFGKLLLEHRRAAGWTQERLAEASGLSVRALRELEHGRARAAQQRSSEVLADALGLTGGDREFFLTVAKQGRRRNPALAAQVAATCSLPAPLADLSGRESELDQLSAKVAEGGGVVAIVGQAGVGKTALAVTAADRWRGDFPDGSYAVDLRGMDEEPLSARAALDRLLRALDVAPGHVPASEAERSALLRMLLDGRKVLLLLDNAADEAQVRPLLVTGPGCLTLITCRRTLAGLEGARWLGLEPLSDGGATGLLTKIIGEERVRAEPAAARELVELCGHLPLAVRIAGNRLATRPQWSLAQLADRLRDESTRLRALAAGDLQLRSAFDLSYRAVSAGARQLFRRLATVPGADFGPELAAVVSGATDADVRDHLDELVDASLLQTTAEPERHQFHDLIRLFAEERFEAEEDPSARDTVLAHLLDKAAEAARLFYPKAPETGRFGSRDESARWLDVEGGNWVAAQRVAARKGWHREVSDLAVALHWYSDGRSAQRPWLEIFSLGAAAASELGNARDEAKLLNFVGWACSVCLDDEEGAVAAHRRALDIATRVGDRTEQTWASIYLGQVLRYIGETAEAFEYAKRGYESADELPFWDGQSSARNVYGHSLRAAGRYSEALAVFRAVLADAERLAADTYPGLHRMLKALCLRAIGDVLGDLAEWREAAGYYRTSRWLSWEGGFAAMEAICALREGRAWREAGAFEEARECLTLAVELSPGPSFKARREQALAELALLPDA from the coding sequence GTGAAACCGGTGGAAGCGAGTGAGAAGCGGTCGGTGTTCGGAAAGCTCCTGCTCGAACACCGGCGGGCCGCGGGCTGGACACAGGAGCGGCTGGCCGAGGCCTCGGGGCTGAGCGTCCGCGCCCTGCGCGAGCTGGAACACGGCCGCGCGCGGGCCGCCCAGCAGCGCTCGTCGGAAGTGCTCGCGGACGCGCTCGGCCTGACCGGCGGTGACCGGGAGTTCTTCCTGACCGTCGCGAAACAGGGCAGGCGCCGCAACCCGGCACTGGCCGCCCAGGTCGCGGCGACCTGCTCACTGCCCGCTCCCCTCGCGGATCTCTCCGGCCGGGAAAGCGAACTGGACCAGCTGTCCGCGAAGGTCGCCGAAGGTGGCGGCGTGGTCGCGATCGTCGGGCAGGCCGGGGTCGGGAAGACCGCGCTCGCGGTGACGGCGGCGGACCGGTGGCGCGGGGACTTCCCGGACGGGAGCTACGCCGTCGACCTGCGCGGGATGGACGAAGAACCGTTGAGCGCCCGGGCCGCGCTCGACCGGCTGCTGCGCGCGCTGGACGTCGCGCCGGGGCACGTGCCCGCCTCCGAAGCCGAACGGTCGGCGTTGCTGCGGATGCTGCTCGACGGCCGGAAGGTCCTGCTGCTGCTCGACAACGCCGCCGACGAGGCGCAGGTCCGGCCGCTGCTGGTCACCGGGCCCGGCTGTCTCACCCTGATCACCTGCCGCCGCACGCTCGCCGGGCTCGAAGGCGCGCGCTGGCTGGGGCTCGAGCCGCTTTCGGACGGCGGCGCGACCGGCCTGCTCACCAAGATCATCGGCGAGGAGCGCGTGCGCGCGGAGCCCGCCGCGGCACGGGAACTCGTCGAGCTGTGCGGTCATCTGCCGCTCGCGGTCCGGATCGCGGGCAACCGGCTGGCCACCCGGCCGCAGTGGTCGCTCGCCCAGCTGGCCGACCGGCTGCGCGACGAGAGCACCCGCCTGCGCGCGCTCGCGGCGGGCGATCTGCAGCTGCGATCGGCGTTCGACCTGTCCTATCGCGCGGTTTCGGCCGGGGCGCGACAGCTGTTCCGGCGGCTGGCGACCGTTCCCGGCGCGGACTTCGGTCCCGAACTCGCGGCCGTCGTGTCCGGCGCGACCGACGCCGACGTCCGTGACCACCTCGACGAACTCGTCGACGCCAGCCTCCTGCAGACCACGGCCGAGCCGGAACGCCACCAGTTCCACGATCTGATCCGCCTGTTCGCCGAAGAACGGTTCGAGGCGGAGGAGGACCCGTCCGCGCGGGACACCGTGCTCGCCCACCTGCTCGACAAGGCGGCCGAAGCGGCCCGGTTGTTCTACCCGAAAGCACCGGAGACCGGGCGGTTCGGCTCACGGGACGAGAGCGCCCGCTGGCTGGACGTCGAAGGCGGGAACTGGGTCGCCGCGCAGCGGGTGGCGGCGCGGAAGGGCTGGCACCGGGAGGTCAGCGATCTCGCCGTCGCGCTGCACTGGTACTCCGACGGACGGAGTGCCCAGCGGCCGTGGCTGGAGATCTTCTCGCTCGGCGCGGCCGCGGCGAGCGAGCTGGGCAACGCCAGGGACGAGGCGAAGCTGCTCAACTTCGTCGGCTGGGCCTGCAGTGTCTGTCTCGACGACGAAGAAGGCGCCGTGGCGGCACATCGCCGCGCGCTGGACATCGCCACCCGGGTCGGCGACCGCACCGAGCAGACCTGGGCGTCCATCTATCTCGGCCAGGTGCTGCGGTACATCGGCGAGACCGCGGAAGCGTTCGAATACGCGAAACGCGGGTACGAATCGGCGGACGAACTGCCGTTCTGGGACGGGCAAAGCTCGGCCCGGAACGTCTACGGGCACTCGCTGCGCGCGGCCGGGCGGTACTCCGAAGCGCTCGCCGTTTTCCGTGCCGTCCTCGCCGACGCCGAACGGCTGGCGGCCGACACCTACCCCGGACTCCACCGGATGCTGAAGGCACTGTGCCTGCGCGCCATCGGCGACGTGCTCGGGGATCTCGCCGAATGGCGGGAAGCGGCGGGCTACTACCGCACCAGCCGATGGCTCTCGTGGGAAGGCGGATTCGCCGCGATGGAGGCGATCTGCGCGCTCCGCGAGGGGCGTGCCTGGCGGGAAGCGGGCGCCTTCGAGGAGGCCAGGGAGTGCCTCACCCTGGCCGTCGAGCTC